The following are from one region of the Stanieria sp. NIES-3757 genome:
- a CDS encoding NAD-dependent epimerase/dehydratase produces MKKALICGISGQDGAYLAKLLLEKGYEVYGTSRDAQISSFRNLLRLGIRDRIKFESLVPTDFRSVLQVISKVKPDEIYNLAGQTSVGLSFEQPVETLESIATGTLNFLEAIRFTHAPIKFYNAGSSECFGDIGGFPADENTPFRPRSPYAVAKATAFWQVANYREAYDIFACSGILFNHESPLRPQRFVTQKIIAAACHIAKGNQEKLQLGNMSVKRDWGWAPEYIEAMYLMLQQSQPDDYVIATGVSSSLEEFVAEAFNCVGLNWRDHVVTDASLLRPTDLAISQGNPAKAKEKLGWQAKYKMPDVVRMMVEAF; encoded by the coding sequence ATGAAAAAAGCCTTAATTTGTGGAATATCGGGGCAAGATGGAGCATATTTAGCTAAATTATTGCTAGAAAAAGGCTATGAAGTCTACGGTACTTCTAGAGACGCTCAAATTTCTTCTTTTCGCAATTTACTGCGGTTAGGAATTCGCGATCGCATTAAGTTTGAATCTCTAGTCCCAACCGATTTTCGCAGTGTTTTACAAGTAATTTCCAAAGTTAAACCTGATGAAATTTATAATCTGGCAGGACAAACTTCAGTGGGATTGTCTTTTGAACAACCAGTTGAAACTTTAGAAAGTATTGCCACAGGTACGCTGAATTTTTTAGAAGCAATTCGCTTTACTCATGCGCCGATCAAATTTTATAACGCTGGTTCGAGTGAATGTTTTGGGGATATTGGCGGATTTCCTGCGGATGAAAATACCCCCTTTCGTCCCAGAAGTCCCTACGCTGTAGCCAAAGCAACGGCTTTTTGGCAGGTAGCTAACTATCGCGAAGCTTACGATATATTTGCTTGTTCTGGCATCTTATTTAACCACGAATCTCCTCTAAGACCCCAAAGATTCGTCACGCAAAAGATTATTGCTGCTGCCTGTCATATTGCCAAAGGTAATCAAGAAAAACTTCAGTTGGGCAATATGTCTGTCAAACGAGATTGGGGTTGGGCCCCCGAATATATTGAAGCGATGTATTTAATGTTGCAACAATCACAACCCGATGATTATGTCATTGCGACAGGAGTAAGTTCATCTTTAGAAGAATTCGTAGCCGAAGCTTTTAATTGTGTTGGTTTAAACTGGCGCGATCATGTAGTTACTGATGCTAGTTTACTACGTCCTACCGATTTAGCTATCAGTCAGGGCAATCCTGCAAAAGCCAAGGAAAAATTAGGTTGGCAAGCAAAATATAAAATGCCCGATGTCGTCAGGATGATGGTAGAAGCTTTTTAA
- a CDS encoding glycosyl transferase group 1: MLSATFPYPPTKGGTHNRTFNLLQPIAQRHQVTLLTQRAEDVTEEDIAGLRQWVEELVVFPRPQAVKASILAKIERFWQFVLKGTPPNVLFLYSEEMQAWIDDAVAAGKFEAITCEHSVNEIYIRPQWQKKLTTIIDIHSSIYRTCKNQLETNTSDNPKRDRLFLPLLRRYERQSIRKFSHVVVTTDEDEQQMRQFDPNAQVTVIPNGVDLDTFPYREKDPGGYNLVFVGGLDYFVNIDAACFFATEVFPQLQQQFPNATLTLVGSKPAPEVKALTEQNPAITVTGRVPSIVEYLHQATVAVAPLRTGFGMKIKTLEYMAAGTPVVGSDRGLEGIEVDNKRVPVRAIRANTVKEYLEAITRLFNDPQLRATLSHNGREMIEQEYTYLSLASRYEKIITAPRHLITD; this comes from the coding sequence ATGTTATCTGCGACCTTTCCTTATCCACCAACTAAGGGAGGTACGCATAATAGGACTTTTAATTTACTACAACCGATCGCCCAACGTCATCAAGTTACTCTCCTAACTCAACGGGCGGAAGATGTTACTGAGGAAGATATTGCGGGTTTAAGGCAGTGGGTAGAGGAATTAGTAGTATTTCCTCGTCCTCAAGCAGTTAAAGCAAGTATATTAGCTAAAATTGAGCGTTTTTGGCAATTTGTTCTCAAAGGTACTCCACCGAATGTATTGTTTCTCTACTCCGAGGAAATGCAAGCATGGATTGATGATGCCGTTGCAGCAGGAAAATTTGAGGCAATTACCTGCGAACATAGCGTTAATGAAATTTATATCAGACCGCAATGGCAAAAGAAATTAACCACAATTATTGATATTCATAGTTCGATCTATCGCACTTGTAAAAATCAACTGGAAACCAACACATCAGATAATCCTAAACGCGATCGCTTGTTTTTACCTTTATTACGTCGTTACGAACGGCAATCGATTCGCAAGTTTTCCCATGTGGTTGTAACAACAGATGAAGACGAACAACAAATGCGTCAGTTCGATCCTAATGCCCAAGTTACGGTTATTCCTAACGGAGTGGATTTAGATACTTTTCCATATCGGGAGAAAGATCCAGGCGGATACAATTTAGTTTTTGTCGGTGGTTTAGATTATTTTGTCAATATTGATGCTGCTTGTTTTTTTGCTACTGAAGTTTTTCCCCAACTCCAACAACAATTTCCCAATGCTACTTTAACCCTAGTCGGTTCTAAACCTGCCCCAGAAGTTAAGGCTTTAACTGAACAAAATCCAGCCATTACAGTCACGGGTAGAGTCCCTTCGATTGTGGAATACCTCCATCAAGCAACTGTCGCGGTTGCCCCCCTGCGTACTGGATTTGGGATGAAAATTAAAACCTTAGAATATATGGCAGCAGGTACACCTGTAGTGGGAAGCGATCGCGGTTTGGAGGGAATTGAAGTGGATAATAAACGAGTTCCCGTGCGTGCTATACGGGCAAATACAGTGAAAGAATATCTTGAAGCAATTACTCGTCTATTTAATGACCCCCAATTAAGAGCAACACTATCTCACAATGGTAGAGAGATGATCGAACAAGAATATACTTATTTAAGCCTGGCTAGTCGTTATGAAAAAATTATTACTGCTCCTCGCCATCTAATCACCGATTAA
- a CDS encoding two-component response regulator: MNRILIAEDEVRLAAFLEKGLQKYGFVTAIAEDGQQAIQMATTGDFELLLLDLRLPLKDGWTVIEELRSQGQKFPIIVVTALHDEGTRHAVLLKGANDYLTKPFQFKDLLARVQSYLIGD; the protein is encoded by the coding sequence ATGAACCGCATTTTAATTGCTGAGGATGAGGTGCGTCTGGCTGCTTTCCTGGAAAAAGGTTTGCAAAAGTATGGTTTTGTTACTGCCATAGCAGAAGATGGTCAACAAGCTATACAGATGGCAACCACAGGGGATTTTGAGTTATTGCTTTTGGATCTGAGGCTACCTTTAAAAGATGGTTGGACAGTAATTGAAGAACTTCGTTCGCAAGGACAAAAATTTCCTATCATCGTCGTAACGGCTCTTCATGATGAGGGAACTCGCCATGCTGTTTTATTGAAAGGGGCTAACGATTATCTAACTAAACCATTCCAATTTAAAGATTTATTAGCTAGAGTACAATCATACTTAATCGGTGATTAG
- a CDS encoding Two component Transcriptional regulator, Winged helix family, with protein MNRILIIEDEARIATFIEKGLRARGFTTNWVEDGQNAIAMAINTKFDLAILDLGLPDKDGLEVLEELRGQGLTIPVIVLTARDDVIDKVAGLRAGADDYMTKPFSFEELLARIEVRLRNYNPTTVKEEMLLKVGNVSLDLRTRKMRVDNCDIELSAREFTMAEVFFRHPGQVMSRQQLLDLVWGYDYDPGSNVVDVYVGYLRKKLGSQSIETVRGMGYRLNI; from the coding sequence ATGAATCGAATTTTAATTATTGAAGATGAGGCTAGAATTGCCACTTTTATTGAAAAAGGGTTACGCGCTCGTGGTTTTACAACCAATTGGGTTGAAGACGGTCAAAATGCGATCGCAATGGCAATCAATACTAAATTCGATTTAGCTATCCTCGATTTAGGTTTGCCTGATAAAGATGGCTTAGAAGTTCTTGAAGAATTACGTGGGCAAGGATTAACTATTCCAGTAATTGTTTTAACTGCTCGTGATGATGTGATCGATAAAGTAGCTGGTTTACGGGCAGGGGCAGATGATTACATGACCAAACCGTTTAGTTTTGAAGAATTATTAGCACGAATTGAAGTAAGGCTACGAAATTACAATCCCACTACTGTTAAGGAAGAAATGCTTCTAAAAGTCGGCAATGTCAGTTTAGATTTACGTACCCGAAAAATGCGAGTAGACAATTGTGACATCGAACTTTCTGCGCGTGAATTTACTATGGCAGAAGTATTTTTTCGCCATCCAGGGCAAGTGATGAGTCGACAACAGTTATTAGATTTAGTCTGGGGTTACGATTACGATCCAGGATCTAATGTTGTTGATGTTTATGTTGGTTATTTGCGTAAAAAATTAGGTTCTCAATCAATTGAAACAGTCAGAGGTATGGGCTATCGTCTTAATATTTAG
- a CDS encoding histidine kinase: MKNAVFNLWHNLQLNATKIKKPRFLKEARTVIMLWYVFLMIFFVAIAIPTIKQRLFAKVDARVRDYLSEEVKNFQAVLLEELLESTITANSALKSTKTSKISEIFDKFLENRITEDDNFLITIVDGKFYKSSPRGLPELVQPGSQLMEYWQTITEESEGEIKVSDPDIGSILYKALPIKTREETLGVFVVVHATAGERKEALEALDVVVEVKILILLFALLLAWFAAGRILAPLNLLTKTAKSINESDLSQRIPVYGEGEIAELGKTFNDMMDRLESSFATQRNFINDAGHELRTPITIIRGHLELMGEDPQEQAETVSLVLDELDRMNRLVEDLMVLAKAERPDFLQLEMVDVALLTEEIFTKARTLADRNWTLDQIAKVKILADRQRLTQAMMNLAQNATQHTIPDNFIAIGSTLKEDRVEFWVRDTGEGIAESDQKLIFERFARVANARRRSEGAGLGLSIVKAIAEAHGGFVRLQSRLGIGSTFILVLPLESERNLISDQSVNFN, encoded by the coding sequence GTGAAAAATGCTGTTTTTAACTTATGGCATAACCTACAATTAAACGCTACAAAAATAAAAAAACCACGATTTTTGAAAGAAGCACGTACTGTAATTATGCTTTGGTATGTCTTCTTAATGATTTTTTTTGTAGCGATCGCTATTCCTACTATCAAACAGCGTTTATTTGCTAAAGTTGATGCACGGGTTAGAGATTATTTGAGCGAAGAAGTTAAAAATTTTCAAGCAGTCTTGCTCGAAGAGTTGCTCGAATCGACTATCACAGCTAATTCAGCCTTAAAATCTACCAAAACAAGCAAAATTTCCGAGATTTTTGATAAATTTCTGGAAAATAGAATTACAGAAGACGATAACTTTTTGATTACCATAGTAGATGGTAAATTTTACAAATCTAGCCCTAGAGGTTTACCAGAACTGGTTCAACCAGGTTCCCAATTAATGGAATATTGGCAAACCATTACCGAAGAATCAGAAGGAGAAATAAAAGTTTCCGATCCTGACATCGGTAGTATTCTCTACAAGGCTCTACCAATCAAAACCAGAGAAGAAACCCTAGGAGTATTTGTAGTAGTTCATGCTACAGCAGGGGAAAGAAAAGAAGCACTAGAAGCTTTAGATGTCGTTGTTGAAGTTAAAATTTTAATTCTTCTTTTTGCCTTATTGCTCGCTTGGTTTGCAGCAGGAAGAATTTTAGCACCGCTTAACTTACTCACTAAAACCGCTAAATCAATCAACGAATCAGATCTTAGTCAACGAATTCCTGTTTACGGAGAAGGAGAAATTGCCGAACTAGGTAAAACATTCAATGACATGATGGATCGTCTAGAATCTTCTTTTGCAACTCAACGCAACTTTATTAATGATGCTGGACACGAACTGCGTACCCCCATCACCATCATTCGTGGACATTTGGAGTTGATGGGAGAAGATCCTCAAGAACAAGCAGAAACGGTAAGTTTAGTATTAGATGAACTAGACCGCATGAATCGTTTGGTAGAAGATTTAATGGTACTAGCTAAAGCAGAACGTCCCGATTTTTTACAATTGGAGATGGTCGATGTAGCCTTACTCACCGAGGAAATTTTTACTAAAGCTAGAACTTTAGCAGACCGTAATTGGACTTTAGATCAGATTGCCAAAGTTAAAATATTAGCAGACCGTCAACGTCTGACTCAAGCAATGATGAATTTAGCCCAAAATGCTACCCAGCACACAATTCCAGACAATTTCATTGCTATCGGTTCTACTCTCAAGGAAGACAGAGTTGAGTTTTGGGTTAGGGATACTGGGGAAGGTATTGCTGAAAGCGACCAAAAGCTTATTTTTGAAAGATTTGCGCGGGTGGCAAATGCTCGTCGTCGTTCCGAAGGTGCAGGATTAGGTTTATCAATTGTCAAAGCGATCGCAGAAGCTCATGGTGGGTTTGTTCGTCTTCAAAGTCGTTTAGGAATTGGTTCCACATTTATTCTTGTCTTACCTCTAGAATCAGAGCGAAACTTAATTTCAGATCAATCGGTCAATTTTAATTAA